A genomic region of Lysinibacillus sp. 2017 contains the following coding sequences:
- a CDS encoding DUF4440 domain-containing protein, whose product MIELKTTLLNLEKQLMYYRLHDFETILSEDFIEFGTSGKVYDKTSQLSFVNEKGLTEIPFIITNFYVNLLSENIAHITYQTESIVEGSKTLRSSIWRYENTRWYLYFHQGTRTL is encoded by the coding sequence TTGATAGAGTTAAAAACAACACTTTTAAACTTAGAAAAGCAACTAATGTATTATCGATTACACGATTTTGAAACGATTCTATCCGAAGATTTTATTGAGTTTGGAACGTCGGGGAAAGTATATGATAAGACATCACAATTAAGTTTCGTAAATGAAAAAGGATTAACCGAAATTCCATTTATAATTACGAATTTTTATGTAAATTTATTATCGGAGAACATTGCACATATAACTTATCAAACAGAATCAATAGTTGAGGGTTCCAAAACATTAAGAAGTTCTATTTGGCGATATGAAAATACACGTTGGTATCTGTATTTTCATCAGGGAACACGTACTCTTTAA
- a CDS encoding DUF1835 domain-containing protein, with amino-acid sequence MQTVEERKGYSEQQFFLDIKNTYNDLLAYKKNQASVDQTQFHTTHIVFDDSPAGCLKIALKESDLMQQENIFNFSDLFSIGPIWNLHAVEGINNRYEWLRTHISMDDEVLFNYEDNFKQNLLTIEQMPKHHQVVIWAGENAHEQTALRFMLYVLKEKTKTIL; translated from the coding sequence ATGCAAACTGTTGAGGAGAGAAAAGGCTATTCAGAGCAGCAATTCTTTTTAGATATAAAAAATACATATAACGACCTGTTAGCATATAAAAAAAATCAAGCTAGTGTCGATCAAACACAATTTCACACGACGCATATTGTATTTGATGATTCACCTGCTGGTTGTTTAAAAATCGCTTTAAAAGAGTCTGATTTAATGCAACAAGAAAACATATTTAACTTTTCCGATTTATTTTCAATAGGTCCGATTTGGAACTTACATGCCGTAGAAGGAATCAATAATCGATACGAGTGGTTACGTACACATATAAGCATGGATGATGAAGTGCTATTCAATTATGAAGACAACTTTAAACAAAATCTATTAACGATTGAACAAATGCCAAAGCATCACCAAGTTGTGATTTGGGCTGGAGAAAATGCACATGAACAAACGGCTTTGCGATTTATGCTCTATGTATTAAAAGAAAAAACAAAAACGATATTGTGA
- a CDS encoding VOC family protein, protein MVNKVCVISIYVPNLNQAIDFYTNTLGFELNKQYGPNIASLVHGELPIILEENDNVTYNQDNKTSRVVLGLQTDNIFETVKSLKEKDVNFIIEEPTDCPPGKYISFTDPFGNILEYLQFENV, encoded by the coding sequence GTGGTTAATAAAGTTTGTGTTATAAGTATTTACGTACCAAATCTAAATCAAGCGATTGACTTTTATACCAATACTTTAGGTTTTGAACTAAACAAGCAATACGGTCCTAATATTGCTTCACTTGTACATGGCGAGTTACCAATTATTTTAGAAGAGAATGATAATGTAACTTACAATCAAGATAATAAAACTTCAAGAGTTGTATTAGGTTTGCAAACAGATAATATTTTTGAGACGGTCAAATCCTTAAAAGAAAAAGACGTGAATTTTATAATAGAAGAACCAACTGATTGTCCCCCAGGAAAATATATTAGTTTCACTGACCCATTCGGAAATATTTTAGAATACCTTCAATTTGAAAATGTATAA
- a CDS encoding ABC transporter permease, with protein sequence MFDLRAIAWKLCKAAKTHVITSISIIAVSICLIVTMATYIHNAKATLDANIDAMFGEMDILAGYDYGQGQYVSSELFETVQELPEVDAISPVSLEMTDINELSNVYTLGVENDALVKSRYHFEQDVTDETVIISELLAKTLTVTKGDSVTLNDKVYTVIEVLPTAMGAEPFNMAFVHNDELKESGFAALFMLIQTDEVETIAKALHTFDSQLRIDIVNDYDFVKMNLLTLLIFVVVLSVFVILITALLLLSTMQLLFTKLKEQLMILRSLGASTTQIAQLIRIQLVSIVALGLISGTMLSFVTIHFALPQFIKWMQLPEASTEFPIVLVLGIVFGIGLLLTGYMLMQVQKATNILPLQIVNDTEQRMFVLTKWKMIVVGIFAVMALLLVLGGQLDPGGGTGALQILFGSLLLALTVLYLIPFAFQWLLKGVLRPIRMIFGKEAYLACQQLIPQIRVNIKIVLTLVGLVVILVFGSSVLKSLQANDLVYLEERFEAQYILTNSASDIAVNSNILTELEQLPNTVVKRVRSYGNSLSLSLSADGEIFNFFAVNLSAYGVEGATENKIVITEKFANAENIAIGNFITPYFYGYSSGFMQQQGAFEVVKIIGKEEYLNNHAYIDLSSEYARNQLPLREIKLDTVDRGQLDQLLSRYPMFHLIEKQEAIEQSNTMFYQRWSLFVGVFCVLLVTTTIGIIQTLMHLIYTNRAQYTIQRLLGLSPNGLVKYLCMQVLCFVLYGLVTGLLIGALLTRLVALIDKGGQIAFDFGTIGLVSAGLIFVLLIVFGLQGYMISRRKLSEEMVEL encoded by the coding sequence ATGTTTGATTTGAGAGCGATTGCATGGAAATTATGTAAGGCTGCAAAAACGCATGTCATCACAAGTATCAGTATCATTGCCGTTTCAATCTGTTTAATCGTCACAATGGCCACGTATATTCATAATGCGAAAGCGACATTAGATGCCAATATTGATGCCATGTTTGGCGAAATGGATATACTCGCAGGCTACGATTACGGGCAAGGACAATATGTTTCATCTGAACTGTTTGAAACGGTGCAGGAGCTACCAGAAGTGGATGCGATTTCGCCGGTTTCCCTTGAAATGACAGACATTAATGAATTATCAAATGTCTATACACTCGGAGTAGAAAACGATGCACTTGTAAAAAGCCGCTATCATTTTGAGCAGGATGTGACAGATGAAACCGTCATTATAAGTGAGTTGTTGGCGAAAACATTAACTGTAACAAAAGGAGATTCGGTCACGTTAAATGACAAGGTTTACACCGTAATTGAAGTGTTGCCTACAGCGATGGGCGCAGAGCCATTTAATATGGCATTCGTTCATAACGATGAATTAAAAGAGAGCGGTTTTGCAGCGTTGTTTATGCTTATTCAAACTGACGAAGTTGAAACAATAGCAAAGGCGTTACATACGTTTGATTCACAGCTCAGAATTGATATTGTGAATGATTATGATTTTGTCAAAATGAATTTACTGACTTTGCTTATTTTTGTGGTCGTATTATCTGTATTTGTCATACTCATTACTGCGCTATTATTGTTATCAACAATGCAGCTGTTATTTACAAAACTAAAAGAGCAGCTCATGATATTACGCTCGCTTGGCGCATCTACTACACAAATTGCACAGCTTATTCGAATTCAGCTTGTTAGTATAGTCGCTTTAGGTTTAATTTCAGGCACGATGCTTAGTTTTGTAACCATTCATTTCGCTTTACCTCAGTTCATTAAATGGATGCAGTTACCGGAAGCATCAACGGAATTTCCAATTGTTTTAGTGTTGGGTATAGTCTTTGGAATTGGCCTATTATTAACAGGCTATATGCTGATGCAAGTGCAAAAAGCTACGAATATTTTACCGCTACAAATCGTTAATGACACAGAACAGCGTATGTTTGTTTTAACGAAGTGGAAGATGATTGTTGTCGGAATTTTTGCAGTCATGGCTTTACTTTTAGTATTAGGTGGACAGCTTGATCCAGGAGGCGGAACGGGAGCGTTGCAAATCCTTTTTGGCTCGCTATTATTGGCATTAACTGTGCTGTATTTAATTCCATTTGCCTTCCAGTGGCTATTAAAAGGTGTACTACGCCCAATTCGCATGATTTTCGGGAAGGAAGCCTATTTAGCGTGCCAGCAACTTATTCCACAAATTCGTGTGAATATCAAAATTGTCCTTACACTAGTAGGCTTAGTTGTTATTTTAGTGTTTGGTTCATCGGTACTAAAATCGCTGCAGGCAAATGATTTAGTGTATCTCGAGGAACGTTTTGAGGCACAGTACATTTTGACAAATTCCGCATCGGATATAGCGGTAAATAGCAATATTTTAACAGAGCTTGAGCAATTACCAAATACCGTAGTGAAACGTGTAAGAAGTTATGGGAATTCGCTGTCACTGTCGCTGTCAGCTGATGGGGAGATATTTAATTTCTTTGCGGTAAACTTGAGTGCATACGGAGTTGAGGGGGCAACAGAAAATAAAATTGTTATAACCGAAAAATTTGCTAACGCTGAAAATATTGCAATTGGTAATTTTATCACACCGTATTTCTACGGGTATAGTTCTGGTTTCATGCAGCAGCAAGGAGCATTTGAAGTTGTCAAAATCATTGGAAAAGAAGAGTATTTAAACAACCATGCCTATATCGATTTATCCTCAGAATATGCCCGAAATCAATTACCATTGCGTGAAATCAAGCTCGATACAGTAGATAGAGGTCAGCTAGATCAGCTATTAAGTCGTTATCCAATGTTTCATTTGATAGAAAAGCAGGAAGCAATTGAACAATCAAATACGATGTTCTACCAGCGTTGGAGCCTATTTGTTGGAGTATTTTGTGTGTTACTTGTTACAACAACAATCGGCATTATTCAAACTTTAATGCATTTAATTTATACGAATCGTGCACAGTATACCATTCAACGTTTGCTCGGCCTTTCGCCAAATGGGTTAGTGAAATACTTATGTATGCAGGTTTTATGCTTTGTGTTGTATGGCTTAGTGACAGGTTTACTAATCGGCGCGTTATTAACGCGTCTGGTCGCTCTGATTGATAAGGGAGGACAAATTGCGTTTGATTTCGGAACGATTGGCTTAGTCAGTGCGGGACTCATTTTCGTATTACTCATTGTATTTGGGTTACAGGGGTATATGATTAGCAGACGCAAGCTTTCAGAGGAAATGGTGGAGCTTTGA
- a CDS encoding DUF4179 domain-containing protein, producing MNEQNRFKEAMNEIPVPSKELDAILADAFQQEKKQRKFPFKRMVKYTAAVGILSIGLISSVYVSPAFANFVTQIPIIGQAFDYFISQEGYYQAYEEISTDIGLVEESNGIEIIIEQAFYDGSTVTLSYVLRAEEDLGSFPTFENMPTNISNAGYDGKYVNGVGYVCMMTVSMRDNPQDKVNIEWSPQAIHSGEKVMKGDWHFEFSLNKLEGKQIVINEQVNKEGVSIELIDAIKTDVNLTINYLQDIDPAVHERWRYVEAELSAIDNLGNKYEVPYNGGSDTKGGDSSEDITWNATIHGLDSEATSITFYPFAHVSNSQSDNKRIDFEAITIELN from the coding sequence ATGAACGAACAAAACCGATTTAAAGAGGCTATGAATGAAATTCCTGTTCCTTCTAAAGAATTAGACGCTATTTTGGCTGACGCTTTTCAGCAAGAGAAGAAGCAGCGGAAATTCCCTTTTAAACGAATGGTTAAATATACTGCTGCCGTGGGAATTCTATCGATTGGTCTAATTTCATCTGTTTATGTTTCACCTGCATTTGCTAACTTTGTTACACAAATTCCGATTATTGGTCAGGCATTCGACTATTTCATTTCACAAGAAGGCTACTATCAAGCATATGAGGAAATCAGTACAGATATTGGTTTAGTTGAAGAAAGCAATGGGATTGAGATAATTATTGAGCAAGCATTTTACGATGGGAGTACGGTAACTCTTTCATACGTTTTACGAGCTGAAGAGGATTTAGGTTCATTTCCGACTTTTGAAAATATGCCAACGAATATAAGTAACGCAGGCTATGATGGGAAGTATGTGAACGGTGTTGGCTATGTATGCATGATGACGGTATCCATGCGTGATAACCCACAAGACAAAGTGAATATAGAGTGGAGTCCTCAAGCAATTCATTCAGGAGAAAAAGTAATGAAAGGTGACTGGCATTTTGAATTTTCTTTAAACAAGCTAGAAGGAAAACAGATCGTAATTAATGAGCAAGTAAACAAAGAGGGGGTATCGATCGAGCTAATCGATGCAATCAAAACAGATGTTAATTTAACGATCAATTACTTACAAGATATCGATCCTGCTGTTCATGAAAGATGGAGGTATGTTGAGGCTGAGTTGAGTGCGATTGATAATTTAGGCAATAAATATGAAGTTCCATATAATGGTGGATCTGACACAAAAGGTGGGGATTCGAGTGAAGATATCACCTGGAATGCAACAATTCATGGACTGGATTCCGAGGCAACATCGATTACGTTTTACCCATTCGCCCATGTAAGTAATAGTCAAAGTGATAATAAACGAATTGATTTCGAAGCGATTACGATTGAATTGAATTAA
- a CDS encoding sigma-70 family RNA polymerase sigma factor, with product MTVNEKKVKQAIRGDREALLFLLNQEKDKLYRTAYSYVQNKEDALDVFQQTVLLAIESIHQLREPKYFTTWLMKICINASLHVLHKQKNVILIDELKLQTLSTEIATSDEKLDLLDAIYRLDEKYKTVLLLKYYEDLTFEQIAQVLGEPIGTVKSNGKRALEKIKKALKGVYIDERTKPI from the coding sequence ATGACGGTTAACGAAAAGAAGGTAAAGCAAGCTATAAGAGGAGATCGCGAAGCTCTACTATTTTTACTAAATCAAGAAAAAGATAAGCTTTATAGAACTGCTTATAGTTATGTTCAAAATAAAGAGGATGCACTAGATGTTTTTCAGCAAACGGTGCTACTGGCGATTGAGTCCATTCATCAGCTACGAGAGCCAAAGTATTTCACGACATGGCTGATGAAAATTTGTATTAATGCGTCGCTTCATGTATTACATAAACAAAAAAATGTAATTTTAATTGATGAGTTAAAATTGCAAACTCTCTCTACTGAAATCGCAACATCTGATGAAAAGTTGGACTTGCTTGATGCGATCTATCGGTTAGATGAAAAATATAAAACGGTACTGCTTTTAAAATATTATGAGGATTTGACTTTCGAACAAATAGCACAGGTGCTTGGCGAACCGATTGGCACAGTGAAATCGAATGGTAAAAGAGCGTTAGAGAAAATAAAAAAGGCATTGAAAGGAGTGTACATAGATGAACGAACAAAACCGATTTAA
- a CDS encoding CPBP family intramembrane glutamic endopeptidase yields MIINLLISAIFQVLLFSIFPFVWWLVTARKETRFLTWLGIKKIKIRNNQTYMALFLFIIIILVIPAYIAINFYIDESAMATSQFTGKGISAFIPALIYAFLQTGLSEELFFRGFLAKRLINKFGFQLGNSIQGFLFGLMHGAIFMMLLNPIQLIIIILITGIGGYLLGWINEKQSNGSIISSWLIHGIVNTISSTLALFNLL; encoded by the coding sequence ATGATAATTAATTTGTTAATTAGTGCAATTTTCCAAGTATTGCTTTTTTCAATATTTCCATTCGTTTGGTGGCTGGTTACTGCTAGAAAAGAAACTAGGTTCTTAACTTGGTTAGGAATTAAAAAAATAAAAATAAGAAACAATCAAACGTATATGGCTTTATTTTTATTCATTATTATTATTTTAGTAATACCCGCTTATATAGCAATTAATTTTTATATCGATGAATCGGCAATGGCAACCTCACAGTTTACAGGTAAAGGGATTTCAGCATTTATCCCAGCTTTAATCTATGCCTTTTTGCAAACTGGACTATCAGAAGAATTATTTTTCCGTGGTTTTCTAGCTAAAAGATTAATAAATAAATTCGGTTTTCAACTCGGTAATTCTATACAGGGTTTTCTATTTGGATTAATGCATGGTGCAATTTTTATGATGCTACTCAATCCAATACAACTAATAATTATTATTCTAATTACTGGAATTGGAGGATATTTGCTTGGCTGGATAAATGAGAAGCAATCAAACGGTTCAATTATTTCAAGTTGGCTAATACACGGGATTGTTAATACAATCTCTTCCACTTTGGCTTTATTTAATTTGTTGTAA
- a CDS encoding DUF3658 domain-containing protein — protein sequence MGHLNQYIGDQFIQYRVIRLIMNGVLDMEGVPTAMRYYSIKIK from the coding sequence ATGGGTCATTTAAATCAATATATTGGCGACCAATTTATCCAGTATCGCGTCATACGCTTAATCATGAATGGCGTATTGGACATGGAAGGTGTGCCGACAGCAATGCGATACTATAGCATTAAAATTAAATAA
- a CDS encoding RDD family protein, with the protein MNFKKPAGFGIRFVASIIDFLIISSIFGIVFYMINGNYSIEQTEEFTFQALYTLYLTITPILWGGYVIGKKICKVKIKRFNDDENPTILNMIMREVVGKYIIVLATFGISVLVSGLMVILREDKRAIHDFIGGTYVNKE; encoded by the coding sequence ATGAATTTTAAGAAACCAGCAGGATTTGGTATAAGATTTGTAGCAAGTATTATAGATTTTTTAATTATTTCGTCAATATTTGGAATCGTATTTTACATGATAAACGGTAATTATTCTATCGAACAGACCGAAGAATTCACTTTTCAAGCATTATATACCTTGTATTTGACCATTACTCCTATTTTGTGGGGTGGATACGTAATCGGCAAGAAAATTTGTAAGGTTAAAATAAAGCGTTTTAACGATGATGAGAACCCTACAATACTCAATATGATTATGAGAGAAGTGGTTGGTAAATATATCATTGTATTAGCTACCTTTGGAATATCAGTATTGGTCAGTGGACTTATGGTTATCTTACGAGAAGACAAGAGAGCCATTCATGATTTCATTGGCGGGACTTATGTTAATAAAGAATAA
- a CDS encoding DUF4440 domain-containing protein: MREFSSIEKQLFELEKKLLEPEVRSSKAELCKLLAESFFEFGSSGKVLYKDENINEIQLSEVQMSLSDFEIHPLSEEIILTTYKIYNKLNQQSSLRSSIWKLVDGHWKMHFHQGTKIPSSL; the protein is encoded by the coding sequence ATGCGGGAATTTTCTTCGATAGAGAAACAACTCTTCGAATTAGAAAAAAAATTATTAGAACCTGAAGTTCGTAGTTCAAAAGCTGAATTATGTAAGTTACTGGCGGAAAGTTTTTTTGAATTCGGAAGTTCGGGTAAAGTGCTGTATAAAGATGAAAATATTAATGAAATACAACTTAGTGAAGTACAAATGAGTTTAAGTGATTTTGAAATTCATCCATTATCAGAGGAAATTATTTTAACAACTTATAAAATTTATAATAAGTTAAACCAACAATCTTCTTTACGTAGTTCAATATGGAAATTAGTTGATGGACATTGGAAAATGCATTTTCATCAGGGTACAAAAATACCTTCTTCACTTTAA
- a CDS encoding serine hydrolase, protein MATSEKVRQMLDSYNKNGYLNGSILVASKGNILENKGFGYANIEHAIPNSKSTKYRIGSLSKAFTAYAIFQLLDRGKLNINDMISKYIDNYPVGENISIYHCLTNTSGIPNYTSFRDFWSSTMRLPSSLKQLIDTFKDQPLNFKPGEQFEYSNSGYAILTAIIEQVSGLSYSNYMREEIFIPFGMKNTGCDDGRKIIPELASGYSLWEETIHAEYTDMSFPLGSYGLYSTTEDLYIWDQTLKNSNLLNDNLMTKMFTPHYSSYASGWVVSEILSRKCIHHFGDLSGYCSSFLRFIDEEVTVIFLSNLNITPVSHLTKEVAKVVFDEEVTLPRPLESIQLKNPPKIVGEYQFENDQSKKVHISEKLNELYLIAPKMYGVLYKYRLIPVEQELYKITFLTEYINEKVILHYSRTSGEIDYMQYIDLYGEEYICYRIEF, encoded by the coding sequence ATGGCTACATCAGAAAAAGTAAGGCAAATGTTAGATTCATATAACAAAAATGGATATTTAAATGGATCAATTCTTGTAGCATCTAAAGGGAATATCCTTGAAAATAAAGGATTTGGTTATGCTAATATAGAACACGCTATACCTAATTCAAAATCAACTAAATACCGTATAGGATCACTTTCTAAAGCCTTTACAGCTTATGCTATTTTTCAATTACTTGATAGAGGAAAATTAAATATAAACGATATGATTAGTAAATACATAGATAATTATCCGGTTGGAGAGAATATATCAATTTATCATTGCTTAACTAATACATCTGGAATTCCGAATTATACTAGTTTTCGAGACTTTTGGTCTAGTACAATGCGGTTACCATCTTCTCTAAAACAACTAATCGATACATTTAAAGATCAACCTTTAAACTTTAAACCCGGAGAACAATTTGAATATTCTAATTCTGGTTATGCTATTTTAACAGCTATCATTGAACAAGTGTCGGGTTTATCTTATTCGAATTATATGCGAGAGGAGATATTTATTCCTTTTGGAATGAAGAATACTGGTTGTGATGATGGTAGAAAGATAATACCCGAGTTGGCATCAGGTTATTCTTTATGGGAAGAGACAATTCACGCTGAATATACCGATATGTCATTTCCCTTAGGTTCTTATGGGCTATATTCCACGACAGAAGACTTGTATATCTGGGATCAAACATTAAAAAATTCTAATCTTTTGAATGATAATTTAATGACAAAAATGTTTACACCCCACTATTCTTCTTATGCATCTGGGTGGGTTGTATCTGAAATACTTAGTAGAAAATGTATACATCACTTTGGTGATTTAAGTGGCTATTGCAGTAGTTTTCTTCGATTTATTGATGAAGAAGTTACTGTAATCTTTTTAAGTAATTTGAATATTACTCCTGTATCGCATTTAACAAAAGAGGTAGCAAAAGTGGTTTTTGATGAAGAAGTTACCCTTCCAAGGCCATTAGAATCCATTCAATTAAAGAATCCCCCAAAAATAGTAGGTGAATATCAGTTTGAAAATGACCAAAGTAAAAAGGTGCATATCTCTGAAAAACTAAATGAACTATATTTGATAGCTCCAAAAATGTATGGTGTACTCTATAAATATAGACTGATTCCTGTTGAACAAGAATTATATAAAATAACTTTTTTAACTGAATATATAAATGAAAAAGTAATCCTTCATTATTCAAGAACTTCAGGAGAAATTGATTATATGCAATACATTGACCTGTATGGTGAGGAATACATATGTTATCGCATTGAATTTTAA